Proteins found in one Nocardia brasiliensis ATCC 700358 genomic segment:
- the cofC gene encoding 2-phospho-L-lactate guanylyltransferase yields the protein MRPHAVHAVIAVKSLDQAKSRLADRLRPEHRARLVLAMLADTVTAAATVEEIASVTVVTPDPAVADLARTLGAAVHPEPRPTGPDSLNAALADAAAALRHRHGAVDLLAVQADLPALRPEELADMLATAPRGVRSIVVDHAGTGTAALLVRDPVVPLDPRFGPGSAGKHVAAGAVDLPGDWPGLRLDVDTADDLDLAIELGAGGSTRAVLHDIGWQGRVHQPVRRVC from the coding sequence ATGCGCCCGCACGCCGTGCATGCCGTGATCGCGGTCAAGAGCCTCGATCAGGCCAAGAGTCGACTGGCCGACCGGCTGCGCCCGGAACACCGGGCCCGGTTGGTCCTGGCCATGCTCGCCGACACCGTGACCGCCGCCGCGACCGTCGAGGAGATCGCCTCGGTCACCGTCGTCACGCCCGATCCGGCGGTGGCCGATCTGGCGCGCACGCTCGGTGCCGCCGTCCATCCCGAGCCGCGCCCCACCGGGCCGGACAGCCTGAACGCCGCATTGGCCGATGCCGCCGCCGCGCTGCGCCACCGGCACGGCGCGGTCGATCTGCTCGCCGTGCAAGCGGATCTGCCCGCGCTGCGGCCGGAGGAACTGGCCGATATGTTGGCGACCGCGCCGCGCGGCGTCCGCTCGATCGTGGTCGATCACGCGGGCACCGGAACGGCCGCGCTACTTGTCCGCGACCCTGTCGTCCCGCTCGACCCGAGGTTCGGGCCGGGCTCGGCGGGCAAGCATGTCGCGGCGGGCGCGGTGGACCTACCCGGCGATTGGCCGGGGTTACGGCTGGATGTGGATACGGCCGACGACCTGGACCTGGCGATCGAGCTCGGGGCGGGCGGGTCGACCCGCGCTGTGCTACACGACATCGGCTGGCAGGGTCGCGTTCACCAGCCCGTTCGCCGAGTGTGCTAG
- a CDS encoding D-alanine--D-alanine ligase family protein produces the protein MQVAVLFGGTNAERDVSIATAGQVFRALRTRGHEVSAYDTTAGRLDADGEDRLMAATVPAEPPQVSGAVPDVTMRLLCEQGGLRDVDVVFLALHGGTGENGTMQGLLDLAGVPYTGSGVLASAMAMDKDVSKRLFRLAGVPTPDWEMAADEFDDRLGWPVIVKPNKQGSTVGLTVVKDPAQYAEAVRVARAHDDEVMVERFVPGREFVVGVLGDDPLAVGEIIPQGSEIFDYRSKYQVGGAVEIFPAEIPAELADEMRAQAVRAHRALKLGAYSRVDFRVDAAGDVWCLEANTLPGMTATSLLPQSAAAAGIDFAELCEQICLHALRKLD, from the coding sequence ATGCAGGTTGCGGTGCTGTTCGGCGGGACGAATGCTGAGCGGGATGTCTCGATTGCCACGGCGGGGCAGGTGTTTCGCGCGTTGCGTACGCGCGGGCACGAGGTCTCGGCCTACGACACCACGGCGGGTCGCCTCGACGCCGACGGCGAGGATCGGCTCATGGCGGCGACGGTCCCCGCGGAGCCGCCGCAGGTCAGCGGTGCGGTGCCGGACGTGACCATGCGATTGCTGTGCGAGCAGGGCGGATTGCGCGACGTCGACGTCGTCTTCCTGGCGTTGCACGGCGGCACCGGCGAGAACGGCACCATGCAGGGCCTGCTCGATCTGGCGGGCGTGCCCTACACCGGCAGCGGGGTGCTGGCCAGTGCGATGGCGATGGACAAAGACGTGTCCAAACGGCTGTTCCGGCTCGCCGGGGTGCCGACACCGGACTGGGAGATGGCGGCGGACGAGTTCGACGATCGACTCGGCTGGCCGGTGATCGTCAAGCCGAACAAACAGGGCTCCACGGTCGGTCTGACGGTCGTCAAGGATCCCGCGCAATACGCCGAGGCGGTGCGGGTGGCCCGCGCGCACGACGACGAGGTGATGGTCGAAAGGTTCGTGCCGGGACGCGAATTCGTGGTCGGCGTGCTCGGGGACGATCCGCTCGCGGTCGGCGAGATCATTCCGCAGGGCAGCGAGATCTTCGACTACCGCAGCAAGTATCAAGTCGGCGGCGCGGTCGAGATCTTCCCGGCCGAGATTCCCGCCGAGCTGGCGGACGAGATGCGCGCCCAGGCGGTGCGCGCGCACCGGGCGCTCAAACTCGGTGCCTACAGTCGCGTCGATTTCCGGGTCGACGCCGCCGGTGACGTCTGGTGTCTCGAGGCGAACACCCTGCCGGGCATGACGGCGACCAGCCTGCTGCCGCAATCCGCGGCGGCCGCGGGCATCGACTTCGCCGAACTGTGCGAGCAGATCTGCTTGCACGCCTTACGCAAGCTCGATTAG
- a CDS encoding NAD(P)H-dependent glycerol-3-phosphate dehydrogenase: MTRAAVLGAGSWGTAFAKVLADAGTDVTIWARRPEVAEVLRTDHRNPSYLSDIQLPPIAATHDPAVALDGADLVVLAVPSQSLRANLAHWKDLIGPDATLLSLAKGIETGTLLRMSQVIADVSGADPSRIGVLSGPNLAREIATCQPAATVIACTDAERAVAVQQACATGYFRPYTNTDVIGCEIGGACKNVIALACGIASGMGLGDNTVASIITRGLAEIIRLGVALGAEPATLAGLAGVGDLVATCTSPLSRNRSFGHALGAGGSMESAQEATHGQVAEGVKSCTSIRALAEKHTVDMPLTTAVHQVCHENVPVLAAVGNLLGRRIKPE; the protein is encoded by the coding sequence ATGACGAGGGCGGCAGTACTGGGCGCGGGATCATGGGGAACCGCGTTCGCGAAGGTTTTGGCGGACGCGGGCACCGATGTCACCATCTGGGCTCGACGACCCGAGGTCGCCGAGGTACTGCGCACCGATCATCGCAATCCGTCCTATCTTTCCGATATTCAGTTGCCGCCGATCGCCGCCACGCACGACCCGGCGGTCGCGCTCGACGGCGCGGACCTCGTCGTCCTCGCCGTGCCGTCGCAGTCCCTGCGCGCGAATCTCGCGCACTGGAAGGACCTGATCGGCCCGGACGCGACCCTGCTCAGCCTGGCCAAGGGCATCGAGACCGGCACCCTGCTCCGGATGAGCCAGGTGATCGCCGACGTCAGCGGCGCCGACCCGAGCCGGATCGGGGTGCTGTCCGGTCCGAACCTGGCGCGGGAGATCGCCACCTGCCAGCCCGCGGCAACGGTGATCGCGTGCACCGATGCCGAACGTGCTGTCGCGGTGCAACAGGCCTGCGCCACCGGTTATTTCCGCCCGTACACCAACACCGACGTGATCGGCTGCGAGATCGGCGGCGCCTGTAAGAACGTGATCGCCCTCGCCTGCGGTATCGCCTCCGGCATGGGCCTGGGCGACAACACCGTCGCGAGCATCATCACCCGCGGTCTCGCCGAGATCATCCGGCTCGGCGTCGCCCTCGGCGCCGAACCGGCGACCCTGGCCGGCCTGGCCGGCGTCGGCGACCTCGTCGCGACCTGCACCTCGCCGCTGTCACGCAACCGCTCCTTCGGGCACGCGCTCGGCGCGGGCGGTTCCATGGAATCGGCCCAGGAGGCGACCCACGGCCAGGTCGCCGAGGGCGTCAAATCCTGCACCTCCATCCGCGCCCTCGCCGAAAAGCACACCGTCGACATGCCCCTCACCACCGCAGTCCACCAGGTCTGCCACGAAAACGTCCCCGTCCTCGCCGCCGTAGGCAACCTCCTCGGCCGCCGAATCAAGCCGGAGTAG
- a CDS encoding D-alanine--D-alanine ligase family protein, which yields MTNRIRVAVVFGGRSNEHAVSCVSAGSVLRNLDPEKYDVVPIGISTEGTWVLADSEVAALGFHDRALPAVDGTGTALTLAAGPGGSGALVALDDPNAMFGAVDVVFPILHGPFGEDGTLQGLLELVGVPYVGPGVLASAAGMDKEFTKKLLAAEGLPIGKQVVLRPGTATLDAADRDRLGLPVFVKPARGGSSIGITKVTRWAELDAAIAVARAHDPKVIVEAGIIGREVECGVLEFPDGRVQASMLAEIRMPEDDAAAHPEFYDFETKYLDDVCEFDIPAKLDDEIADSVRELAVRAFRALDCQGLARVDFFITADGPVINEINTMPGFTPISMYPKMWDATGIDYRTLISTLIETAVTRGTGLR from the coding sequence ATGACGAACCGGATCCGGGTGGCTGTGGTTTTCGGCGGGCGGAGCAATGAGCACGCGGTGTCGTGCGTGTCGGCCGGTAGCGTGCTGCGCAATCTGGATCCGGAGAAATACGATGTGGTGCCGATCGGGATCAGCACCGAAGGCACCTGGGTGCTGGCCGACTCGGAGGTCGCCGCGCTCGGCTTCCACGATCGTGCGCTGCCCGCGGTGGATGGCACCGGCACCGCGCTGACGCTGGCCGCGGGCCCGGGCGGTTCCGGCGCGCTGGTCGCCCTGGACGATCCCAATGCGATGTTCGGTGCGGTCGACGTCGTATTCCCCATCCTGCACGGCCCGTTCGGCGAGGACGGAACCCTGCAAGGTCTGTTGGAACTCGTCGGGGTGCCCTACGTCGGACCGGGCGTGCTGGCCAGCGCGGCAGGCATGGACAAGGAGTTCACCAAGAAACTCCTTGCGGCCGAAGGACTGCCGATCGGCAAGCAGGTGGTGTTGCGGCCGGGCACCGCGACACTCGATGCGGCCGACCGGGATCGGCTCGGACTGCCGGTGTTCGTCAAGCCCGCGCGCGGCGGCTCCTCGATCGGCATCACCAAGGTCACCAGGTGGGCCGAACTCGACGCCGCCATCGCGGTGGCGCGTGCGCACGACCCGAAAGTCATTGTCGAGGCGGGCATCATCGGCCGCGAGGTGGAATGCGGCGTGCTGGAGTTCCCGGACGGACGGGTGCAGGCGAGCATGCTGGCCGAGATCCGGATGCCGGAGGACGACGCCGCGGCGCACCCCGAGTTCTACGACTTCGAGACCAAATACCTCGATGACGTCTGCGAATTCGACATCCCGGCGAAGCTGGACGACGAAATCGCCGACAGCGTGCGCGAACTCGCGGTCAGGGCGTTCCGCGCGCTGGACTGCCAGGGCCTGGCCCGGGTGGACTTCTTCATCACCGCGGACGGCCCGGTGATCAACGAGATCAACACCATGCCCGGTTTCACCCCCATCTCGATGTACCCGAAAATGTGGGATGCCACCGGCATCGACTACCGGACCTTGATCTCCACCCTGATCGAAACCGCCGTCACACGCGGCACCGGACTTCGCTAG
- a CDS encoding DUF6191 domain-containing protein: MLVAMTIPGLALLLIALSFAEVMWRKVSGKSLVPWMRDSGRPVAAVGFEQFDAVFAAGKQHEFEQVQSTLMYRENPGDGAPGGVDVDLSNGKVTLSPSVQ, encoded by the coding sequence ATGCTCGTGGCGATGACGATTCCGGGGTTGGCGCTGTTGCTGATCGCGCTGTCTTTTGCCGAGGTGATGTGGCGGAAGGTGAGCGGGAAGTCGCTGGTGCCGTGGATGCGCGACAGCGGGCGGCCGGTGGCCGCCGTGGGGTTCGAGCAGTTCGATGCGGTGTTCGCGGCGGGGAAGCAGCACGAGTTCGAGCAGGTGCAGTCGACGCTGATGTATCGGGAGAACCCGGGGGACGGCGCGCCGGGCGGCGTGGACGTAGACCTGTCCAACGGGAAGGTGACGTTGAGTCCGTCGGTGCAGTGA
- the thiL gene encoding thiamine-phosphate kinase, whose product MRELGEFALIERINRRRVQAPGVLLGPGDDAALVAAPDGRFVVTTDMLVQDRHFRLDWSSPADIGRKAIAQNAADVVAMGAAPSAFVVALGLPSDTPLEVVDGLADGMWAEAGRAGASIAGGDLVCSREIVISVTAFGDLSGRAPVPRSGARVGDTVAVAGRLGWSAAGLAALTAGVDSAEFAEVLAAHRVPQPPYAAVLDVLPAKDTATHPHDTATHPHDTAIHPHDHAANSATLSPNSLTDISDGLLADLGHIAASSAVAIDLDSAALRDPALERIAAALDADAAQWILTGGEDHAFAGSWPAGRPLPAGWVPIGRVCAGHGVTVDGVPRSGSAGWESFGGADSASAGEPR is encoded by the coding sequence GTGCGCGAACTGGGGGAGTTCGCGCTGATCGAGCGGATCAACCGGCGTCGGGTGCAGGCACCCGGCGTGCTGCTCGGGCCGGGGGACGATGCCGCGCTGGTCGCCGCGCCGGACGGCCGATTCGTGGTGACCACCGACATGCTCGTGCAGGACCGGCACTTCCGGCTCGACTGGTCCAGTCCCGCGGACATCGGCCGTAAGGCGATCGCGCAGAACGCCGCCGATGTGGTCGCGATGGGTGCCGCGCCCAGCGCGTTCGTGGTCGCGCTCGGTTTACCGTCGGACACCCCGCTCGAGGTGGTCGACGGCCTGGCCGACGGGATGTGGGCGGAGGCGGGCCGTGCCGGCGCCTCGATCGCAGGCGGCGACCTGGTGTGCAGCCGCGAGATCGTGATCTCGGTGACCGCGTTCGGTGATCTGAGCGGCCGGGCACCGGTGCCGAGATCCGGTGCGCGCGTGGGCGACACGGTCGCGGTGGCGGGGCGGCTCGGCTGGTCCGCGGCTGGCCTCGCGGCGCTGACCGCCGGTGTGGACTCCGCCGAGTTCGCCGAAGTGCTTGCCGCGCATCGAGTCCCGCAACCGCCCTACGCCGCGGTGCTGGACGTCCTGCCCGCGAAAGACACTGCGACGCACCCGCACGACACTGCGACGCACCCGCACGACACTGCGATCCACCCGCACGACCACGCCGCGAATTCGGCAACACTGAGCCCGAATTCACTCACCGACATCTCCGACGGCCTGCTCGCCGATCTCGGACATATCGCCGCGTCCTCGGCCGTCGCCATCGATCTGGATTCGGCGGCGTTGCGCGACCCGGCACTCGAGCGGATCGCCGCCGCACTGGATGCCGATGCGGCGCAATGGATTCTGACCGGCGGCGAGGACCACGCCTTCGCCGGCAGCTGGCCCGCCGGTCGGCCGCTGCCCGCGGGCTGGGTGCCGATCGGGCGCGTGTGCGCCGGTCACGGCGTCACAGTCGACGGTGTGCCGCGCTCCGGCAGTGCCGGTTGGGAATCGTTCGGTGGGGCGGACTCGGCGTCGGCCGGCGAACCACGCTAA
- a CDS encoding DUF3515 family protein, protein MAESEAARDGASDAEESEAAASTDGIARQYPPALIATAVALPVVLIVGLLVAAVLARRAPVEREPLVLGPVAAPAADGQACVTLLPALPTTVGDFTKSTLVEPSPPGTRAWQRPDGGDAIVLRCGLDRPLEFNRASPLQLVNNVQWFEARDPAAKASTWFAVDRETYIALTVPDGSGPTPLQSVSDAITANLPAKALDPGPLPN, encoded by the coding sequence GTGGCCGAGTCCGAGGCGGCGCGCGATGGCGCGTCCGACGCCGAGGAATCCGAAGCCGCTGCGAGCACTGATGGGATCGCGCGGCAGTATCCGCCCGCGCTGATCGCCACGGCGGTCGCGCTGCCGGTGGTGCTCATTGTCGGGTTGCTCGTGGCCGCGGTGCTCGCCCGCCGCGCACCGGTCGAACGTGAACCATTGGTCCTCGGTCCGGTCGCCGCGCCCGCCGCGGACGGTCAGGCGTGCGTCACGTTGCTGCCCGCCTTGCCGACCACCGTCGGCGACTTCACCAAATCCACTCTCGTGGAGCCCTCCCCGCCCGGCACCCGAGCCTGGCAGCGACCCGACGGCGGCGACGCGATCGTCCTGCGCTGCGGCTTGGACCGCCCGCTCGAATTCAACCGCGCCTCGCCCTTGCAACTGGTGAACAACGTCCAGTGGTTCGAGGCCCGTGACCCGGCCGCCAAGGCCAGCACCTGGTTCGCCGTCGACCGCGAGACCTATATCGCGCTCACCGTGCCCGACGGCTCCGGACCCACACCGCTGCAAAGCGTCTCCGACGCGATCACCGCCAACCTCCCGGCCAAGGCACTCGACCCGGGACCGCTGCCCAACTGA